From Achromobacter spanius, a single genomic window includes:
- a CDS encoding MdtB/MuxB family multidrug efflux RND transporter permease subunit has product MSPSRLFILRPVATTLSMVAILIAGLIAYRFLPVSALPEVDYPTIQVVTLYPGASPDVMTSLVTSPLERQFGQMPGLNQMSSTSSGGASVITLQFNLTLPLDVAEQQVQAAINAASNLLPSDLPVPPTYNKVNPADAAVLTLAITSPTMPLPQVRDLVDTRVAQRLSQIPGVGLVSVAGGQRPAVRVQVNPQALAANGLSLADLRTAIVGANVNQPKGNLDGPQRSTTINANDQLKSPTDYNSLIIAYKNGAPLRLADVARAVEGAEDTRQAAWAGDKPAILLNIQRQPGANVIDVVDRIQALMPQLRAALPATLDVTVVSDRTQTIRDSVADVQFEMLLAVGLVVMVTFIFLRSLTATLIPSVVVPLSLVGTFGIMYLSGFSINNLTLMALTIATGFVVDDAIVMIENIARHIEDGEKPMQAALKGASQIGFTLISLTLSLIAVLIPLLFMTEVVGRLFREFAITLAVAILISLVVSLTLTPMMCARLLRAESETKHGRFHQATGAFIDRIIAGYDRMLQVVLRHQTLTLIVAVATFALTVLLYLVVPKGFFPQQDTGLIQAITQAPQSISFTAMSERQQAAARLVLEDPDVQAVSSFIGVDGSNATLSAGRMQISLKPQAERTGDLRTVMARLQENLNKQDGLTVYMQPVQDLTIEDRVSRTQYQMTLSNPDLKVLSEWTPKLVDRLRGVPGLMDVADDLQDDGLQTWVEIDRDAASRLGITAAVIDETLYNAFGQRLISTIFTQSNQYRVVLEVLPQFQMSPSALGQLHVPTSTGAQVPLSSVAHISEGRTVLAVNRLDQFPMVTVSFNLAPGASLSDAVENIKAAEAEIGMPSGVETRFQGAALAFQNSLSSTLWLILAAVVTMYIVLGVLYESYIHPITILSTLPSAGVGALLALLISGTELDMIGIIGIILLIGIVKKNAIMMIDFALDAERKRGLAPREAIHEAALLRFRPILMTTLAALFGALPLMLSTGTGAELRQPLGLVMVGGLLLSQVLTLFTTPVIYLMFDRMSRRWRGAGAPSAGDAR; this is encoded by the coding sequence GTGAGCCCGTCGCGCCTCTTCATCCTGCGCCCCGTGGCCACCACCCTGTCGATGGTGGCCATCCTGATCGCGGGCCTCATCGCCTACCGTTTTCTGCCGGTTTCGGCGCTGCCCGAAGTCGACTACCCGACCATCCAGGTCGTGACGCTGTACCCAGGGGCCAGTCCCGACGTCATGACGTCCCTGGTCACGTCACCGCTAGAGCGGCAGTTCGGCCAGATGCCCGGCCTGAATCAGATGTCGTCCACCAGTTCGGGCGGCGCCTCGGTCATCACCCTGCAATTCAACCTGACGCTGCCGCTGGACGTGGCCGAGCAGCAGGTTCAGGCGGCCATCAACGCCGCGTCGAACCTGCTGCCGTCCGACCTGCCGGTGCCGCCCACCTACAACAAGGTCAATCCGGCCGACGCGGCGGTGCTGACTTTGGCGATCACGTCGCCCACCATGCCGCTGCCGCAGGTGCGCGACCTGGTCGATACGCGCGTGGCGCAGCGGCTGTCGCAGATTCCGGGCGTGGGCCTGGTCAGCGTGGCGGGCGGGCAGCGCCCGGCCGTGCGGGTCCAGGTGAATCCGCAGGCGCTGGCGGCGAATGGCCTGTCGCTGGCCGACCTGCGCACCGCCATCGTCGGCGCCAACGTCAACCAGCCCAAGGGTAATCTCGACGGCCCGCAGCGATCCACCACCATCAACGCCAACGACCAGCTCAAGTCGCCCACCGACTACAACAGCCTGATCATCGCGTACAAGAACGGCGCGCCGCTGCGGCTGGCCGATGTGGCGCGCGCCGTCGAAGGCGCCGAAGACACCCGCCAGGCCGCGTGGGCCGGCGACAAGCCCGCCATCCTGCTGAACATCCAGCGCCAGCCCGGCGCCAACGTCATCGACGTGGTCGACCGCATCCAGGCGCTGATGCCGCAGTTGCGCGCCGCGCTGCCCGCCACGCTGGATGTGACGGTGGTGTCGGACCGCACGCAGACCATCCGCGATTCCGTCGCCGACGTGCAGTTTGAAATGCTGCTGGCCGTCGGCCTGGTGGTGATGGTCACGTTCATCTTCCTGCGCAGCCTGACAGCCACGCTGATTCCCAGCGTCGTCGTGCCGCTGTCGCTGGTGGGCACGTTCGGGATCATGTATCTGTCCGGGTTCTCGATCAACAACCTGACGCTGATGGCGCTGACCATCGCCACGGGCTTCGTGGTGGACGACGCGATCGTCATGATCGAGAACATCGCCCGGCACATCGAAGACGGCGAAAAGCCGATGCAGGCCGCGCTGAAAGGCGCGTCGCAGATCGGCTTCACGCTGATCTCGCTGACCCTGTCGCTGATTGCCGTGCTGATCCCGCTGCTGTTCATGACCGAGGTCGTGGGCCGGCTGTTCCGCGAATTCGCGATCACGCTGGCGGTGGCCATCCTGATCTCGCTGGTGGTGTCGCTGACGCTGACCCCGATGATGTGCGCGCGCCTGCTGCGCGCCGAATCCGAGACCAAGCACGGACGTTTTCATCAGGCCACGGGCGCCTTCATCGACCGCATCATCGCCGGCTACGACCGCATGCTGCAGGTTGTGCTGCGCCATCAGACGCTGACGCTGATCGTGGCGGTAGCCACCTTTGCGCTGACCGTGCTGCTGTACCTGGTGGTGCCCAAGGGTTTCTTTCCGCAGCAGGACACCGGCCTCATCCAGGCCATCACGCAGGCGCCTCAATCCATTTCGTTTACCGCCATGTCCGAGCGTCAGCAGGCGGCGGCTCGGCTGGTGCTGGAAGACCCGGACGTGCAGGCCGTGTCGTCCTTCATCGGCGTGGACGGCAGCAACGCCACGCTCAGCGCCGGCCGCATGCAGATTTCGCTCAAACCGCAGGCCGAGCGCACCGGCGACCTGCGCACCGTGATGGCGCGCCTGCAAGAGAACCTGAACAAGCAGGACGGCCTGACCGTCTACATGCAGCCGGTGCAGGACCTGACCATCGAAGACCGCGTCAGCCGCACGCAGTACCAGATGACGCTGTCCAACCCCGACCTAAAGGTGCTGAGCGAATGGACGCCCAAGCTGGTCGACCGCCTGCGTGGCGTGCCGGGCCTGATGGACGTGGCCGACGACCTGCAGGACGACGGCTTGCAGACGTGGGTGGAAATCGACCGCGATGCGGCCTCGCGCCTGGGCATCACTGCCGCCGTCATTGACGAGACGCTGTACAACGCCTTCGGCCAGCGGCTGATCTCCACGATCTTCACCCAGTCCAACCAGTACCGCGTGGTGCTCGAAGTCCTGCCGCAGTTCCAGATGTCGCCCAGCGCGCTGGGGCAGCTGCATGTGCCCACCTCCACGGGCGCGCAGGTGCCGCTGTCTTCCGTTGCGCACATCAGCGAAGGCCGGACGGTGCTGGCCGTGAACCGGCTCGACCAGTTCCCCATGGTGACGGTGTCGTTCAATCTGGCGCCCGGCGCCTCGCTGTCCGACGCCGTCGAGAACATCAAGGCGGCCGAGGCCGAGATCGGCATGCCCTCCGGCGTCGAGACACGCTTCCAGGGCGCGGCGCTGGCGTTCCAGAATTCGCTGTCCAGCACGCTGTGGCTGATTCTGGCGGCCGTGGTCACGATGTACATCGTGCTGGGCGTGCTCTATGAAAGCTATATCCACCCCATCACCATCCTGTCCACGCTGCCGTCCGCGGGGGTGGGCGCGTTGCTGGCGCTGCTGATCAGCGGCACCGAACTGGACATGATCGGCATCATCGGGATCATCTTGCTGATCGGCATCGTCAAGAAGAACGCGATCATGATGATCGACTTCGCGCTGGATGCCGAACGCAAGCGGGGCCTGGCGCCGCGCGAGGCCATCCACGAGGCCGCGCTGCTGCGGTTCCGGCCCATCCTGATGACCACGCTGGCCGCGCTTTTCGGCGCCTTGCCGCTGATGCTGTCCACCGGCACGGGCGCTGAACTGCGCCAGCCGCTGGGCCTGGTGATGGTGGGCGGCCTGCTGCTGTCGCAGGTGCTGACGCTGTTCACCACGCCGGTCATCTATCTGATGTTCGATCGCATGTCCCGCCGCTGGCGCGGCGCGGGTGCGCCGTCCGCCGGAGACGCGCGATGA
- a CDS encoding multidrug efflux RND transporter permease subunit, producing MILSAPFIVRPVATTLLSLAVVMAGMLAFFLLPVAPLPQVDIPTISVSASLPGASPETMASSVATPLERSLGSIAGVTEMTSRSSQGSTRITLQFDLSRDINGAARDVQAAINAARSLLPTGLRSNPTYNKSNPSDAPIMTLALTSDTLSQGQLYDLASTIVAQKLSQVDGVGEVTVGGSSLPAVRVTVLPGALANQGVSLDELRATLANANANRPKGVLENDRYHWQIMVSDQLSRAEEYRPLIVAWRDGRPVRVSDVAKVEDSVEDLYQTGFFNDRNAILMVVRRQADANIIEAVDAVRAQLPVLQGLMPADVTMTVAQDRTPSIRASLHEAELTLVIAVGLVVLVVLLFLRRWRAAIIPSVAVPVSLIGTFCIMYMCGYTLNTISLMALIVATGFVVDDAIVVLENIMRHVENGMSPMRAALRGSREVGFTVLSMSLSLVAVFIPILLMGGVVGRLFREFAVTLSASILVSLVVSLTLTPMMCARLLRPEPKDPKPPGRLARWTERGFQSMQDGYRRSLSWALAHGRLMMLTLAIAVGLNVYLYTVVPKGFFPQQDTGQLLGFFRVDQGTSFQATLPKLEALRKVVLDDPAVQSMTGYAGGRGGSNSSFMQIQLKPLGERKVSADVVINRLRAKLQNMPGARLFLVSQQDIRIGGRQSQGSYDYTLMSGDLQLLRTWMPKVQQAMAKIPEITDVDADVEDRGREINLVIDREAATRLGISMATISTVLNNSFSQRQVSVMYGPLNQYHVVLGVDPKFAQDIESLRQVEVITADGARVPLSAFTKLENANAPLSVSHQGLFVADTISFSLAPGVSLGQATTAIDNAVARLGLPSDQIQAGFQGTAAALQQTLAQQPWLILAALVTMYIVLGILYESFIHPLTILSTLPSAGLGALLALLLVRHDFTLIALIGVFLLIGIVKKNAIMMVDFALDAQRHHGMTPRDAIFQACLTRFRPIMMTTMAAIFGALPLVLATGAGVEMRQPLGITIVGGLVLSQILTLYTTPVVYLYLDRFRLWAARRRASRGGNSASIEHT from the coding sequence ATGATTCTGTCGGCCCCCTTCATCGTCCGGCCGGTGGCGACCACGCTGCTGAGCCTGGCGGTCGTGATGGCCGGCATGCTTGCGTTCTTTCTGTTGCCCGTGGCGCCGCTGCCGCAGGTGGACATCCCCACCATTTCCGTGTCGGCCAGCCTGCCGGGCGCCAGTCCCGAGACCATGGCCTCCAGCGTCGCCACGCCGCTGGAGCGGTCACTGGGCAGCATCGCGGGCGTCACCGAAATGACCTCGCGCAGCTCGCAGGGCTCGACCCGCATCACGCTGCAGTTCGATCTGTCGCGCGACATCAATGGCGCGGCGCGCGATGTGCAGGCCGCGATCAACGCGGCGCGTTCGCTCTTGCCGACCGGCCTGCGCAGCAATCCCACCTATAACAAGTCCAATCCGTCGGACGCGCCGATCATGACGCTGGCGCTGACGTCCGACACGCTCAGCCAGGGCCAGCTGTACGACCTGGCCTCCACCATCGTGGCGCAGAAGCTGTCGCAGGTGGACGGCGTGGGCGAGGTTACGGTGGGCGGCAGCTCGCTGCCCGCGGTGCGCGTCACGGTGCTGCCCGGCGCGCTGGCCAACCAGGGCGTGTCGCTGGACGAACTGCGCGCCACGCTGGCCAACGCCAATGCCAACCGGCCCAAGGGCGTACTGGAAAACGACCGCTACCACTGGCAGATCATGGTCAGCGACCAGCTCAGCCGGGCCGAGGAATACCGGCCGCTGATCGTCGCCTGGCGTGATGGCCGGCCGGTGCGCGTGTCCGACGTGGCCAAGGTTGAGGACTCGGTCGAAGACCTGTACCAGACCGGCTTCTTCAACGACCGCAACGCCATCCTGATGGTCGTGCGGCGGCAGGCGGACGCCAACATCATCGAAGCCGTGGACGCCGTGCGCGCGCAGCTTCCGGTGCTGCAGGGGCTGATGCCCGCCGACGTCACCATGACGGTCGCGCAGGACCGTACACCCAGCATCCGCGCGTCGCTGCACGAGGCCGAGCTGACGCTCGTCATCGCCGTCGGGCTGGTGGTCCTGGTTGTGCTGCTGTTCCTGCGGCGCTGGCGCGCGGCCATCATTCCCAGCGTCGCGGTGCCGGTGTCGCTGATCGGCACGTTCTGCATCATGTATATGTGCGGCTACACGCTGAACACCATCTCGCTGATGGCGCTGATCGTCGCCACGGGTTTCGTGGTGGACGACGCGATCGTGGTGCTGGAAAACATCATGCGCCACGTCGAGAACGGCATGTCGCCCATGCGCGCCGCGCTGCGCGGCTCGCGCGAGGTCGGCTTCACGGTGCTGTCGATGAGCCTGTCGCTGGTGGCCGTGTTCATTCCCATCCTGCTGATGGGCGGGGTGGTCGGACGCCTGTTCCGCGAATTTGCCGTCACCCTGTCCGCGTCCATCCTGGTGTCGCTCGTGGTGTCGCTGACGCTCACGCCCATGATGTGCGCGCGCCTGCTGCGGCCCGAACCCAAGGACCCCAAGCCCCCCGGCCGGCTGGCACGCTGGACTGAACGGGGCTTTCAGTCCATGCAGGACGGCTACCGCCGCTCGCTGAGCTGGGCGCTGGCGCACGGCCGCCTGATGATGCTGACGCTGGCGATCGCCGTGGGCTTGAACGTCTATCTGTACACCGTGGTGCCCAAGGGCTTTTTCCCGCAGCAGGACACGGGTCAGCTGCTGGGCTTTTTCCGCGTCGACCAGGGCACGTCGTTCCAGGCCACCCTGCCCAAGCTCGAAGCGCTGCGCAAGGTCGTGCTGGACGATCCGGCCGTGCAAAGCATGACCGGTTACGCGGGCGGGCGCGGCGGCAGCAACAGCAGCTTCATGCAGATCCAGCTCAAGCCGCTGGGCGAGCGCAAGGTGTCGGCCGACGTGGTCATCAACCGCCTGCGCGCCAAGCTGCAGAACATGCCCGGCGCGCGTCTGTTCCTGGTGTCGCAGCAGGACATCCGCATCGGCGGCCGCCAAAGCCAGGGTTCGTACGACTACACCCTGATGTCCGGCGACCTGCAACTGCTGCGCACCTGGATGCCCAAGGTGCAGCAGGCGATGGCCAAGATTCCGGAGATCACCGACGTGGACGCCGACGTCGAGGACCGCGGCCGCGAGATCAACCTGGTCATCGACCGCGAAGCCGCGACGCGGCTGGGCATCAGCATGGCCACCATCTCCACGGTGCTGAACAACTCGTTCAGCCAGCGCCAGGTGTCGGTCATGTACGGGCCGCTCAATCAGTATCACGTGGTGCTGGGCGTGGACCCGAAGTTCGCGCAGGACATCGAATCGCTGCGCCAGGTCGAGGTCATCACCGCGGACGGCGCCCGCGTGCCGCTGTCGGCGTTCACCAAACTTGAAAACGCCAACGCACCGCTCAGCGTGAGCCACCAGGGCCTGTTCGTGGCCGACACCATCTCGTTCAGCCTCGCGCCGGGCGTGTCGCTGGGGCAGGCGACCACCGCGATCGACAATGCCGTGGCGCGCCTCGGCCTGCCGTCCGATCAGATTCAGGCGGGCTTTCAGGGCACCGCAGCCGCGTTGCAGCAGACGCTGGCGCAGCAGCCCTGGCTGATCCTGGCCGCGCTGGTCACCATGTACATCGTGCTGGGTATTTTGTACGAAAGCTTCATCCACCCGCTCACCATTCTGTCCACGCTGCCGTCGGCGGGGCTGGGCGCGCTGCTTGCCCTGCTGCTGGTGCGTCATGACTTCACGCTGATTGCGCTGATCGGGGTGTTCCTCTTGATTGGCATCGTCAAGAAGAACGCGATCATGATGGTGGATTTTGCGCTGGACGCCCAACGCCACCATGGCATGACGCCGCGCGACGCCATCTTCCAGGCGTGCCTCACGCGGTTCCGCCCCATCATGATGACGACGATGGCGGCCATCTTCGGCGCGCTGCCGCTGGTGCTGGCCACCGGCGCCGGCGTCGAGATGCGCCAGCCGCTTGGCATTACCATCGTGGGCGGCCTGGTCCTGAGCCAGATCCTTACGCTGTACACCACGCCCGTGGTCTATCTTTATCTGGACCGCTTCCGCCTGTGGGCTGCGCGCCGGCGCGCCTCGCGGGGTGGAAATTCCGCTTCCATAGAACACACATGA
- a CDS encoding efflux transporter outer membrane subunit, which yields MIRTKPFSSAFLPRAGASLALCALLGACAVGPDYQRPALDVGAAYKEGQVEVPGWKPAQPRDDADRGAWWKVYDDPTLDGLLVRLNTSNQTIAQAEANYRQALGLVRGARSGFYPTVGAGAGMSRAGSGGQSGSSTGSGSNVSNQYSLTGSVSWELDVWGRVRRSVESSEASAAASLADLGATRLSAQAALVQTYLQLRVLDEQKRLLDATVAAYEKSLKLTQNRYEVGVAGQADVAVARTQLESTRAQSIDLDWQRGQYEHAIAVLMGQAPSQFSLPPAVFTLRLPQIPVGLPSELLERRPDVAAAERRAAAANAQIGVAQAAWFPSLTLSADGGFRNGEFAELLTAPARFWSLGPALALTIFDGGAREAQVEQARASYDSQAAAYRQAALTGLREVEDYLIQLRVMEQEQIVQRRALESARESLRLIQNQYQAGLVDYLSVAVVDATALSSERNALSLMGSRLVASVNLIVALGGGWEGLPVETASASPGNAAPASAASASAAPTTPPPSDPAAGGAIR from the coding sequence ATGATCCGTACCAAGCCGTTTTCCTCCGCCTTTCTTCCCCGCGCCGGGGCCTCGCTGGCGCTGTGCGCGCTGCTGGGCGCCTGCGCGGTCGGGCCCGACTATCAGCGCCCGGCGCTGGACGTGGGCGCGGCCTACAAGGAAGGCCAGGTCGAGGTGCCCGGCTGGAAGCCGGCCCAGCCGCGCGACGACGCTGACCGCGGCGCGTGGTGGAAGGTCTACGATGACCCCACGCTGGACGGCCTGCTGGTCCGGCTGAATACGTCGAACCAGACCATCGCGCAGGCCGAGGCGAACTATCGCCAGGCGCTCGGCCTGGTGCGCGGCGCGCGTTCGGGCTTCTATCCGACCGTGGGCGCGGGGGCGGGCATGAGCCGCGCGGGCAGCGGCGGGCAAAGCGGTTCGTCGACGGGGTCCGGCAGCAACGTGTCCAATCAGTATTCGCTGACCGGCAGCGTCAGCTGGGAACTGGACGTCTGGGGCCGGGTGCGCCGCAGCGTCGAGTCGTCCGAAGCCAGCGCCGCCGCCAGTCTGGCCGACCTGGGCGCGACCCGCCTGAGCGCGCAGGCCGCGCTGGTGCAGACCTACCTGCAATTGCGCGTGCTGGACGAACAGAAGCGCCTGCTCGATGCCACCGTCGCCGCGTACGAAAAGTCGTTGAAGCTTACGCAGAACCGCTATGAAGTCGGCGTCGCAGGTCAGGCCGATGTGGCGGTCGCGCGCACGCAGCTTGAAAGCACTCGCGCGCAGTCCATCGACCTGGATTGGCAGCGAGGCCAGTACGAGCACGCGATCGCGGTGCTGATGGGCCAGGCGCCTTCGCAGTTCAGCCTGCCGCCCGCGGTGTTCACGCTGCGGCTGCCGCAGATTCCGGTGGGCCTGCCGTCCGAGCTGCTCGAGCGCCGTCCCGACGTCGCCGCCGCCGAACGCCGCGCCGCAGCCGCCAATGCGCAGATCGGCGTGGCCCAGGCCGCGTGGTTCCCCAGCCTGACGCTGTCGGCCGATGGCGGTTTCCGAAATGGTGAATTCGCCGAGCTGCTGACGGCGCCCGCGCGCTTCTGGTCGCTGGGGCCGGCGCTGGCGCTGACGATCTTCGACGGCGGCGCGCGCGAGGCCCAGGTCGAGCAGGCCCGCGCTTCGTATGACTCGCAGGCGGCGGCCTATCGCCAGGCGGCGTTGACCGGCCTGCGCGAGGTCGAGGACTACCTGATCCAGCTTCGCGTGATGGAGCAGGAGCAGATCGTGCAGCGCCGCGCGCTGGAATCGGCGCGCGAATCGCTGCGCCTTATCCAGAACCAGTATCAGGCGGGCTTGGTCGATTACCTGAGCGTGGCCGTGGTCGACGCCACCGCGCTCAGCAGCGAGCGCAATGCCCTGAGCCTCATGGGTAGCCGGCTGGTGGCCAGCGTCAACCTGATCGTCGCGCTGGGCGGCGGCTGGGAAGGGCTGCCGGTCGAGACGGCCAGCGCCTCGCCGGGCAATGCCGCGCCGGCCAGCGCCGCGTCGGCCAGCGCCGCGCCTACAACCCCACCGCCTTCAGATCCGGCCGCTGGCGGTGCCATTCGGTAA
- a CDS encoding amidase: MSDIAFATLADLADGLAQGRYSSVELTRHFLDRIDRANPTLGAFVSVDNAGALRLAESADARRRAGYGLLSPLDGVPVAVKDLCDIQGQITTAGSEAWRERRSGVTATAVTRLLDAGMVMLGKTHMVEFAFGGWGTNPVMGTPRNPWDLERARVPGGSSSGSGVAVAAGLAPAALGSDTGGSVRIPAALNGITGLKTTRGLISLHGAVALSTTLDTLGPLTRDARDAMLLTGLMAGHDIQDPLTFGIPSFDYREPAGGAQPLRGVRIAVMPIAQHPIAVDADALSALDDARRVLAALGADVAETPLPFDFREMMHRNGQIISAEAYALHRGYIEDAAKPIGQYVRARVLAGKGISAADYIAALQAHAQARRDWLDWMQEFDAVLTPCAPFGARQLADVDEAATPLAAFTRPGNYMNAAGLALPAGFTNDGLPLGVQLLGKPNAEGALGRIGIAFQAVTEWHRQRPDLKAVGL, encoded by the coding sequence ATGTCTGACATCGCATTTGCCACCTTGGCCGATCTGGCGGACGGCCTGGCGCAGGGCCGCTACAGCTCGGTGGAATTGACGCGCCACTTCCTGGACCGCATCGACCGGGCAAATCCCACGCTGGGCGCCTTTGTCAGCGTGGACAACGCGGGCGCACTGCGGCTGGCCGAATCAGCCGACGCCCGCCGGCGCGCGGGCTACGGGCTGCTCAGCCCGCTGGACGGCGTGCCGGTGGCGGTCAAGGATTTATGCGACATCCAGGGCCAGATCACCACGGCCGGGTCCGAGGCCTGGCGCGAACGCCGCAGCGGCGTCACCGCCACGGCGGTCACGCGGCTGCTGGACGCCGGCATGGTGATGCTGGGCAAGACCCATATGGTGGAATTCGCGTTCGGCGGCTGGGGCACGAACCCGGTCATGGGCACGCCGCGCAACCCCTGGGATCTGGAGCGCGCGCGGGTGCCGGGCGGCTCATCCAGCGGCTCCGGCGTGGCCGTCGCGGCTGGACTGGCGCCCGCCGCCTTGGGTTCGGACACCGGCGGTTCGGTCCGGATTCCGGCGGCGCTGAACGGCATCACGGGCCTGAAAACCACGCGCGGCCTGATCAGCCTGCACGGCGCGGTGGCGCTGTCGACCACGCTGGACACCTTGGGCCCGCTGACCCGCGATGCGCGCGACGCGATGCTGCTGACCGGGCTGATGGCCGGCCACGACATCCAGGACCCGTTGACGTTCGGCATCCCGTCCTTCGACTACCGCGAGCCGGCCGGCGGCGCGCAGCCGCTGCGCGGCGTGCGCATCGCGGTGATGCCGATTGCACAGCACCCCATCGCGGTGGACGCCGATGCGCTGTCCGCGCTGGACGACGCGCGCCGCGTGCTGGCCGCGCTGGGCGCGGACGTGGCCGAGACGCCGCTGCCCTTCGATTTTCGCGAGATGATGCATCGCAACGGTCAGATCATCTCCGCCGAAGCCTATGCCTTGCACCGGGGCTACATCGAGGACGCCGCCAAGCCCATCGGGCAGTATGTGCGCGCCCGCGTGCTGGCCGGCAAAGGCATCTCGGCCGCCGATTACATCGCGGCGCTGCAGGCCCATGCGCAAGCGCGCCGCGACTGGCTGGACTGGATGCAGGAGTTTGATGCCGTGCTCACGCCATGCGCCCCGTTCGGCGCGCGTCAGCTGGCCGACGTAGACGAAGCGGCCACCCCGCTTGCGGCGTTCACCCGACCCGGCAACTACATGAACGCGGCCGGGCTGGCGCTGCCCGCAGGCTTTACCAACGACGGCCTGCCGCTGGGCGTGCAGTTGCTGGGCAAGCCCAACGCGGAAGGCGCGCTGGGCCGGATCGGCATTGCCTTCCAGGCGGTTACCGAATGGCACCGCCAGCGGCCGGATCTGAAGGCGGTGGGGTTGTAG
- a CDS encoding Nudix family hydrolase, which produces MSEKIVDVAAGLILRPDGKLLLGQRPEGKPWSGWWELPGGKLEPGETVLQALARELQEEIGIRVTQSRPWVTYVHAYPHTTVRLAFCHVTAWEGEPQSLENQRLEWVDPANAASVGDLLPATLPPLRWLQLPTTYGISAIGSRAGIAPFLGRLEAALARGVKLVQFREPQWPDGVGASSLHEVLQQVVKRCRAAGARVLVNSIHPVAWWKEADGVHLRTADALRLTARPELPRNALVGVSAHDNAQVVHARELGADFAVLGPVLDTPSHPGAPTLGWEGFVEGNRDAGIPVFALGGQSTQTVSQALRHGAHGIAGIRGVL; this is translated from the coding sequence ATGTCTGAAAAAATTGTCGACGTCGCCGCCGGCCTGATCCTGCGCCCTGACGGCAAGCTGCTGCTGGGCCAGCGGCCCGAAGGCAAGCCGTGGTCCGGCTGGTGGGAGCTGCCCGGCGGCAAGCTCGAACCCGGCGAGACCGTGCTGCAGGCGCTGGCCCGCGAACTTCAAGAAGAGATCGGCATCCGCGTCACGCAGTCGCGCCCGTGGGTCACGTATGTGCACGCCTATCCGCACACCACGGTGCGCCTGGCGTTCTGCCATGTCACCGCCTGGGAAGGCGAGCCGCAAAGCCTTGAAAACCAGCGTCTGGAATGGGTGGATCCGGCCAATGCGGCCTCGGTGGGCGACCTGCTGCCCGCCACCCTGCCCCCGCTGCGCTGGCTGCAACTGCCCACCACATACGGCATCAGCGCCATTGGCTCGCGCGCGGGCATCGCGCCTTTCCTCGGCCGCCTGGAAGCCGCGCTCGCGCGCGGCGTAAAGCTCGTGCAGTTCCGTGAACCGCAATGGCCCGATGGCGTGGGCGCCAGCTCGCTGCACGAGGTGCTGCAACAGGTCGTCAAGCGCTGCCGCGCCGCCGGTGCGCGCGTGCTGGTCAACAGCATCCATCCCGTTGCCTGGTGGAAGGAAGCCGACGGCGTGCACCTGCGCACGGCGGATGCCCTGCGCCTGACCGCTCGTCCGGAATTGCCGCGCAACGCGCTGGTCGGCGTGTCTGCGCATGACAATGCCCAGGTCGTCCATGCCCGCGAACTGGGCGCGGACTTCGCCGTGCTGGGGCCCGTGCTGGACACGCCCAGCCATCCCGGCGCGCCGACGCTGGGCTGGGAAGGCTTTGTCGAAGGCAATCGCGATGCGGGTATTCCGGTGTTTGCGCTGGGCGGCCAGTCCACCCAGACCGTCTCGCAGGCCTTGCGGCACGGCGCGCACGGCATCGCCGGGATCCGCGGCGTGCTCTGA
- a CDS encoding ATP-binding protein, with translation MTATEFTTLIQRAERVLAQLEAFLPPAPPDIDWTAHAFRWRKRGARGWLDAVRHVARIDMQDLQHIERQKAIIDRNTLQFLEKKPANNVLMTGARGTGKSSLVKAMLAAYGDRGLRLIEVDKSDLGDLADIVELVASRPERFIVFCDDLSFEEGEAGYKALKSVLDGSVSASGDNVLIYATSNRRHLMPEYMSENLQAKHQPDGEIHPGETVEEKISLSERFGLWLSFYPFKQDDYLDIVYHWLRELGCPEPHIEPSRTEALQWTIERGSRSGRVAYQFARDWAARHV, from the coding sequence ATGACGGCTACCGAGTTCACCACGCTGATCCAGCGCGCCGAACGCGTGCTGGCGCAACTGGAGGCCTTCTTGCCTCCCGCCCCGCCCGACATCGACTGGACCGCCCACGCATTCCGCTGGCGCAAGCGCGGCGCGCGCGGCTGGCTGGATGCCGTGCGCCACGTGGCGCGCATCGACATGCAGGACCTGCAACACATCGAGCGCCAGAAGGCCATCATCGACCGCAATACGCTGCAGTTCCTTGAAAAGAAGCCCGCGAACAACGTGCTCATGACCGGCGCGCGCGGCACCGGAAAAAGCTCGCTGGTCAAAGCCATGCTGGCCGCCTACGGCGACCGCGGCCTGCGGCTCATCGAAGTCGACAAGTCCGACCTCGGCGACCTGGCCGACATCGTCGAACTGGTGGCGTCGCGGCCCGAGCGCTTCATCGTGTTCTGCGACGACCTGTCCTTCGAGGAAGGCGAGGCCGGCTACAAGGCGCTCAAATCGGTGCTGGACGGCTCGGTGTCGGCCTCGGGCGACAACGTCCTCATCTACGCCACGTCCAACCGGCGCCATCTGATGCCGGAATACATGAGCGAAAACCTGCAGGCCAAGCACCAGCCCGACGGCGAAATCCACCCCGGCGAAACCGTCGAGGAAAAGATCTCGCTGTCCGAGCGCTTCGGACTGTGGCTGTCGTTCTACCCGTTCAAGCAGGACGACTACCTGGACATCGTGTACCACTGGCTGCGCGAACTGGGCTGCCCCGAACCGCACATCGAACCCTCGCGCACCGAGGCGCTGCAATGGACCATCGAACGCGGCTCGCGGTCGGGCCGCGTGGCGTATCAGTTTGCGCGCGACTGGGCGGCCCGCCATGTCTGA